One Methanoculleus sp. 7T genomic window carries:
- a CDS encoding DUF1015 domain-containing protein — translation MVQIYRFAAVRPGQQYSEKIPSVPYDVVTAEEARECIEKNPMSFLRVSRPDAELPDIPPNDDRVYRRAREVFDAMLADGQMQRDPEPGMYVYRAVQDGEEFIGLVCCVGTEDYENRRIRRHELTRYDKEEDRTRHIDTVGANTGLVFLLYRDPGEIFPYVQSLIDGAEAAGSTTTGSGVLHQVYRVADEAVLSRLGDLFSAVPEVYIADGHHRAKSAVNVAERRRNEGRFTEEAGKFMVVLFAHDRVRIHGYSRLVADLNGYTLPGFVDALLTAGWDVRPHRGVDSSGYQITPLAAGDAPMHVMHFYLEKTWYEVSRPVSDPSDLIGSLDVSVLQKEILEGMLGITDPRGDRRLNYMGGAKPLSGLERLVDSGEYALAVAMQPVRVETVLSIADADGVMPPKSTWFEPKLLSGLVIHTID, via the coding sequence ATGGTTCAGATATATCGTTTTGCTGCAGTCCGTCCGGGACAGCAATATTCCGAAAAAATTCCTTCCGTACCGTACGATGTAGTGACGGCAGAGGAGGCCCGGGAGTGTATTGAGAAGAACCCCATGAGTTTCCTGCGGGTCAGCCGGCCCGATGCCGAACTTCCCGATATCCCTCCGAACGATGACCGGGTCTACCGGCGAGCGCGGGAGGTCTTCGATGCCATGCTTGCCGACGGCCAGATGCAGCGGGACCCGGAGCCCGGGATGTACGTCTACCGGGCTGTCCAGGATGGTGAGGAGTTCATAGGGCTGGTCTGCTGCGTAGGGACAGAGGACTACGAGAACCGGCGGATCCGGCGGCATGAACTCACCCGGTACGACAAGGAAGAGGACCGGACCAGACACATCGACACAGTCGGGGCAAACACCGGCCTCGTCTTCCTGCTCTACCGCGATCCCGGCGAGATCTTCCCTTACGTTCAATCCCTCATCGATGGGGCGGAGGCCGCCGGGAGCACCACGACCGGATCGGGTGTGCTTCACCAGGTCTACCGGGTCGCCGATGAGGCAGTACTCTCCCGCCTCGGGGACCTCTTCTCGGCCGTCCCTGAGGTCTACATCGCTGACGGCCACCACCGGGCCAAGTCGGCGGTGAATGTTGCGGAGCGGCGCCGGAACGAAGGACGGTTCACGGAAGAAGCAGGGAAGTTCATGGTGGTCCTCTTCGCCCACGACCGTGTCCGCATCCACGGCTACAGCCGGCTTGTTGCGGACCTCAACGGATACACCCTCCCGGGGTTCGTCGATGCGCTCTTAACGGCGGGCTGGGACGTCCGCCCCCACAGGGGTGTCGACTCATCCGGCTACCAGATCACGCCGCTCGCAGCCGGGGATGCGCCGATGCACGTCATGCACTTCTACCTGGAGAAGACCTGGTACGAAGTCTCCCGGCCGGTCAGCGACCCCTCCGACCTGATCGGGTCGCTCGATGTCTCGGTGCTGCAGAAGGAGATCCTCGAAGGAATGCTCGGCATCACCGACCCCCGGGGCGACCGGAGGCTCAACTACATGGGCGGGGCAAAACCGCTCTCCGGGCTTGAGCGCCTCGTGGACTCCGGGGAGTATGCCCTCGCGGTAGCCATGCAACCGGTGCGGGTCGAGACGGTGCTCTCGATCGCCGATGCAGACGGTGTCATGCCCCCGAAGTCCACCTGGTTCGAGCCGAAACTCCTCTCAGGGCTTGTTATCCACACCATCGACTAA
- the rimI gene encoding ribosomal protein S18-alanine N-acetyltransferase yields the protein MMPLQLTIHRAQPADIPQIVAIERIAFVDPWDERTFRESLALYPETFFVARNNGDLAGFVAAGIEDTGEELYGHIMNLAVAPAYRRHGIGQQLIRRLEQEYAVLGASGVQLEVRITNAGAQEFYRRLGYQEVFHIACYYANEEDALVMMKWFRF from the coding sequence ATGATGCCGCTTCAACTCACGATTCACAGGGCACAACCTGCCGATATTCCGCAGATAGTTGCCATCGAGAGGATAGCGTTCGTCGATCCCTGGGACGAGAGGACGTTCCGGGAGTCGCTTGCTCTCTACCCGGAGACGTTTTTTGTGGCGAGAAACAACGGTGACTTGGCCGGGTTCGTCGCCGCAGGCATCGAGGATACCGGCGAAGAACTCTATGGGCATATCATGAATCTCGCGGTCGCCCCGGCGTACCGGCGCCATGGGATCGGGCAGCAACTCATCCGCCGCCTAGAGCAGGAGTATGCAGTCCTCGGCGCGAGCGGGGTCCAGTTGGAGGTCAGGATCACCAACGCCGGGGCGCAGGAGTTCTACCGCCGCCTCGGTTACCAAGAAGTCTTCCATATCGCCTGCTATTACGCGAATGAGGAAGACGCCCTGGTCATGATGAAGTGGTTCCGGTTTTAG
- the hmgA gene encoding hydroxymethylglutaryl-CoA reductase (NADPH) — MDEYIGRLKEGSLKLYALEKELPPEEAVRVRRAFIEGETGAPLPAVGSFSIGIDRVVKANIENMIGTVQVPLGVAGPLRVKGEYATGSYYLPLATTEGALVASVNRGCSLIMRAGGADVRIMRDGMTRAPVFAARDVIHAREVTAWVEGHTAEIREVAESTTKHGEFLDAVTYVAGTSVFVRLEFDTKDAMGMNMVTIASQKVGELIERETGARLVANSGNMCTDKKPAAINLVRGRGKTVVAGVRLTDAMIADLLKTDAETLVAVNYRKNLVGSARAASFGFNAHAANVVAAMFIACGQDAAHVVEGSTAITTVDRVDGGVYVSVTLPSLPVGTVGGGTGVETQRECLTMLGVAGGGDPPGAHAKAFAEIVGAGVLAGELSLLGALAAQHLARAHQDLGRG; from the coding sequence ATGGATGAGTATATCGGGAGATTGAAAGAGGGCTCCCTCAAACTCTATGCGCTCGAGAAGGAACTCCCGCCGGAGGAGGCGGTCCGGGTGCGGCGGGCGTTCATCGAGGGCGAGACAGGGGCCCCCCTGCCCGCAGTAGGGTCGTTCTCCATCGGGATCGACCGGGTGGTGAAGGCGAACATCGAGAACATGATCGGCACGGTGCAGGTGCCGCTCGGTGTCGCGGGACCGCTCCGGGTGAAGGGCGAGTACGCCACCGGGTCCTACTACCTCCCGCTGGCGACGACCGAGGGGGCGCTCGTGGCGTCGGTGAACCGCGGATGCTCCCTGATCATGCGGGCGGGAGGTGCGGACGTGCGGATCATGCGGGATGGTATGACCAGAGCGCCGGTCTTCGCCGCACGCGACGTCATCCACGCCCGTGAGGTGACCGCTTGGGTTGAGGGGCACACCGCCGAGATCCGGGAGGTCGCGGAGAGCACCACGAAGCACGGGGAGTTCCTCGACGCCGTCACCTACGTGGCGGGGACGAGTGTCTTCGTCCGGCTCGAGTTCGACACCAAGGATGCCATGGGCATGAACATGGTGACGATCGCGAGCCAGAAGGTGGGTGAGCTCATCGAGCGGGAGACCGGAGCACGCCTTGTCGCCAACTCCGGGAACATGTGCACCGACAAGAAACCGGCGGCGATCAACCTGGTCAGGGGCCGGGGGAAGACCGTGGTCGCGGGGGTGCGGCTCACCGATGCGATGATCGCCGACCTCCTGAAGACCGATGCGGAGACCCTCGTAGCGGTCAACTACCGGAAGAACTTGGTGGGTTCGGCGCGGGCGGCCTCGTTCGGGTTCAACGCCCACGCGGCGAATGTCGTCGCCGCCATGTTCATCGCCTGCGGGCAGGACGCCGCCCACGTCGTCGAGGGGAGCACCGCGATCACCACCGTCGACCGGGTGGACGGCGGGGTCTACGTCTCGGTCACCCTTCCCTCGCTCCCGGTGGGGACGGTCGGCGGCGGCACCGGGGTCGAGACCCAGCGGGAGTGTCTTACGATGCTCGGCGTTGCCGGGGGCGGCGACCCGCCGGGTGCCCACGCGAAGGCGTTTGCCGAGATCGTGGGAGCAGGAGTGCTCGCGGGCGAACTCTCTCTCCTCGGCGCCCTCGCGGCCCAGCATCTGGCCCGGGCTCATCAGGACCTCGGCCGTGGATAA
- a CDS encoding class I SAM-dependent methyltransferase, translating to MDEEQWCLAVPKREAEQRRRRLLEEGLLDRRYKPRPEGDTVLLPVTEEVAGAVRCEFEAVPERAELPRHELVGGIAIMQDDDPEAARRLLASRPSLETVLFPESPVEGEYRTRRFAVLAGAPTTRTRVTEYGLHFDVDLALAYFSARLSTERQRVLEGMGEGERVLDMFAGVGPFAITLARKAGLVIAADLNPDAVHLLVHNIALNHAENVIPVLADAGHLDRLGFEPFDRIIMNLPMAAPQFLATAVGLCRDGGAIHLYALQEKEGEYLPQIRAVTRGAVTERLVRTYSPGKWHAVYDIVVEKEDC from the coding sequence GTGGATGAGGAACAGTGGTGCCTTGCGGTGCCGAAACGAGAGGCCGAGCAGAGACGGCGCCGACTGCTTGAGGAGGGGCTCCTCGACCGGCGCTATAAGCCGCGCCCCGAAGGCGACACCGTCCTCCTCCCGGTGACGGAAGAGGTCGCGGGCGCCGTCCGGTGCGAGTTCGAGGCCGTGCCGGAACGCGCAGAACTCCCCCGACACGAACTCGTGGGCGGGATCGCCATCATGCAGGACGACGACCCGGAGGCCGCTCGGAGGCTGCTTGCGTCCCGGCCTTCGCTCGAGACGGTGCTCTTCCCCGAGAGCCCGGTCGAGGGGGAGTACCGCACCCGCCGGTTCGCCGTCCTCGCCGGGGCTCCCACTACCCGCACCCGGGTGACCGAGTACGGGCTCCACTTCGACGTTGACCTCGCGCTCGCCTACTTCTCGGCCCGGCTCTCGACCGAGCGGCAGCGGGTCCTCGAAGGGATGGGGGAGGGGGAGCGGGTGCTCGATATGTTCGCCGGCGTCGGGCCGTTTGCGATCACCCTTGCACGCAAGGCGGGGCTCGTCATCGCCGCCGACCTCAACCCCGACGCGGTCCACCTTTTGGTCCACAACATCGCGCTCAACCACGCTGAAAACGTCATCCCGGTGCTCGCCGACGCCGGGCACCTCGACCGGCTAGGCTTCGAGCCGTTCGACCGGATCATCATGAACCTCCCCATGGCCGCACCGCAGTTCCTCGCGACGGCCGTGGGGCTCTGCCGAGACGGCGGGGCGATCCACCTCTACGCGCTCCAGGAGAAGGAGGGCGAATACCTTCCCCAGATCCGGGCGGTCACCCGTGGAGCGGTCACCGAACGGCTGGTCAGAACCTACTCGCCGGGAAAGTGGCACGCAGTCTACGATATCGTTGTGGAGAAAGAGGACTGCTAA
- a CDS encoding Zn-ribbon domain-containing OB-fold protein — MSVSRFWRKIPQRYNLIGTQCTTCGRHFYPPRSLCPDCRRSGKIVDHKFTGEGTVVTYTVIRSASDQFENTTPYVLAIVELDEGPRLTAQVACLPEEAKIGMRVKSVFRRVTADGESGTIHYGTKFVPVE; from the coding sequence ATGTCGGTTTCACGGTTCTGGAGAAAGATCCCGCAGCGGTACAACCTCATCGGGACGCAGTGCACGACCTGCGGGCGCCACTTCTACCCGCCCCGGTCGCTCTGCCCCGACTGCCGGAGGAGCGGCAAGATCGTCGACCACAAGTTCACCGGCGAGGGGACGGTCGTCACTTACACGGTGATCCGGTCGGCGAGCGACCAGTTCGAGAATACCACCCCGTACGTCCTTGCGATCGTCGAGCTCGACGAGGGCCCGAGGCTCACCGCTCAGGTCGCCTGCCTCCCCGAAGAGGCGAAGATCGGGATGCGGGTGAAAAGCGTCTTCCGCCGGGTGACGGCGGACGGCGAGAGCGGCACCATCCACTACGGCACGAAGTTCGTGCCGGTAGAATAA
- a CDS encoding thiolase domain-containing protein: MRDVAVIGVGCTDFGEHWSTSFRDLFVKAGTLALEDAGVSGEKIDALYVGNMSAGRFVEQEHIGALIADYAGLATNNVPSTRVEAACASGGLAFRQAVIAVASGMEDVVVAAGVEKMTDVGTGASVDMLASAADREWEGFAGATFPGLYAMIANDYMHRYPLTREQLAQVAVKNHENGSKNPIAQFRNRITVDTVLSSSLVADPLRLFDCSPITDGAAAVVVVPLERAHEFTDSPVKVLASAQASDTIALHDRRDISTLDASVAAGKRAFAQAGLTHKDIDLVEVHDCFTIAEICAIEDLGFCKKGEAGRLTEEGATALNGELPVNTSGGLKACGHPVGATGIKQICEVVTQLRGEAAGRQVDAEIGMTHNVGGTGATVVVHILGA; this comes from the coding sequence ATGAGAGACGTAGCAGTAATCGGAGTCGGGTGCACGGATTTCGGGGAGCACTGGAGCACCTCGTTCAGGGACCTCTTCGTCAAGGCCGGGACCCTGGCGCTTGAGGATGCCGGGGTCTCCGGCGAGAAGATCGACGCTCTTTACGTCGGGAACATGAGTGCGGGCAGGTTCGTCGAGCAGGAGCACATCGGGGCCTTGATCGCGGATTACGCCGGGCTCGCCACCAACAACGTCCCCTCGACGAGGGTGGAGGCGGCCTGCGCCTCCGGCGGGCTTGCCTTCCGGCAGGCTGTGATCGCGGTCGCAAGCGGCATGGAAGATGTCGTGGTCGCTGCGGGTGTCGAGAAGATGACCGATGTCGGGACCGGGGCGAGCGTGGATATGCTCGCGAGCGCCGCGGACCGCGAATGGGAGGGGTTCGCCGGGGCGACCTTCCCCGGGCTCTACGCCATGATCGCAAACGACTACATGCACCGCTACCCGCTCACCCGGGAGCAGCTTGCGCAGGTTGCGGTGAAGAACCACGAGAACGGTTCGAAGAACCCGATCGCACAGTTCAGAAACCGCATCACGGTCGATACGGTCCTCTCCTCCTCGCTGGTCGCCGACCCCCTGCGGCTCTTCGACTGCTCGCCGATCACCGACGGTGCGGCGGCGGTCGTGGTGGTGCCGCTGGAGCGCGCCCACGAGTTCACCGATTCGCCGGTCAAGGTGCTTGCGAGCGCCCAGGCGAGCGACACAATCGCGCTCCACGACCGGCGGGACATCTCCACCCTGGACGCCTCCGTGGCGGCAGGGAAGCGGGCGTTTGCGCAGGCAGGCCTCACCCACAAGGACATCGACCTCGTCGAGGTCCACGACTGCTTCACGATCGCCGAGATCTGCGCGATCGAGGACCTCGGGTTCTGCAAGAAGGGCGAGGCAGGGAGACTCACCGAAGAAGGGGCGACAGCCCTCAACGGAGAACTTCCGGTGAACACGAGCGGCGGCCTGAAGGCCTGCGGCCACCCGGTCGGCGCGACCGGGATCAAGCAGATCTGCGAGGTCGTCACCCAGCTCCGCGGCGAGGCCGCGGGCCGACAGGTGGACGCTGAGATCGGTATGACCCATAACGTCGGCGGCACAGGCGCGACGGTCGTCGTGCACATCCTGGGGGCGTAA
- a CDS encoding hydroxymethylglutaryl-CoA synthase — protein MVGIYSYGVYIPRYRIKVPEIARVWGANADDITRGLGVFEKSVPDQDEDTATIAVEAARAALRRRTIDPEAIGAIYVGSESHPYAVKPTACTVGEAIGATPHMTAADYEFACKAGTAGVQTCMGLVKSGMIPLGVAIGADVAQGAPGDALEYTAAAGGAAFVIGEGDTIADINQTCSYTTDTPDFWRREGQSYPRHGGRFTGDPGYFKHVQGAARLMFERMGTTPKDYDYAVFHQPNAKFPQRVAKMLGFTEEQIRPGLVVPRLGNTYSGASMIGLAATLDVAKPGERIFVTSFGSGAGSDAFDITVTDAIESEAFDRTAAPTVEQLLANPIYLDYALYAKHKGKIVMQR, from the coding sequence ATGGTAGGCATTTATTCGTACGGCGTCTACATCCCGCGATACCGGATAAAAGTCCCGGAGATCGCGCGGGTATGGGGTGCCAATGCAGACGACATCACAAGAGGCCTAGGGGTCTTTGAGAAATCGGTCCCCGACCAGGATGAAGATACCGCAACGATCGCCGTCGAGGCGGCCCGTGCCGCTCTCAGACGGAGGACCATCGACCCCGAGGCAATCGGCGCCATCTACGTAGGAAGCGAGTCTCACCCCTACGCGGTCAAGCCCACCGCCTGCACGGTCGGCGAGGCGATCGGGGCGACGCCCCACATGACCGCCGCCGACTACGAGTTCGCGTGCAAGGCCGGAACGGCGGGTGTCCAGACCTGTATGGGGCTCGTCAAGAGCGGCATGATCCCGCTCGGGGTCGCCATCGGGGCGGATGTCGCGCAGGGCGCTCCCGGCGACGCGCTTGAGTACACGGCGGCGGCCGGCGGGGCTGCGTTCGTCATCGGCGAGGGAGACACCATCGCCGATATCAACCAGACCTGCTCCTACACCACCGATACCCCCGACTTCTGGCGGCGCGAGGGGCAGAGTTACCCCAGGCACGGCGGCCGGTTCACCGGCGACCCGGGCTACTTCAAACACGTTCAGGGCGCCGCCCGGCTGATGTTTGAGCGGATGGGCACAACCCCGAAGGACTACGACTACGCAGTCTTCCACCAACCGAACGCGAAGTTCCCACAACGAGTGGCAAAGATGCTCGGATTTACCGAAGAGCAGATCCGGCCCGGCCTCGTCGTCCCGAGACTCGGCAACACCTACTCGGGGGCGTCGATGATCGGGCTTGCCGCTACGCTTGATGTGGCAAAACCCGGTGAGAGGATCTTCGTCACCTCGTTCGGATCAGGAGCAGGGAGCGACGCCTTCGATATCACGGTCACCGATGCGATCGAGTCGGAGGCGTTTGACCGGACGGCTGCGCCGACCGTGGAGCAGCTGCTCGCAAACCCGATCTATCTCGACTATGCACTGTATGCCAAACACAAGGGAAAAATCGTGATGCAGAGATGA
- a CDS encoding helix-turn-helix domain-containing protein: MKSGVRHQLAEKMAGEITLSDSPGQALKKWRQSFNIPQGLLAERLEVSPSVISDYESGRRKSPGTAIVGKIVDTILSIDEDNGGRFINKFAKILYSEFDEDVIYDIHEYASPVDLSEFAGIIDAATLCGPMDQTIYGYTLINSLNAILQLSSSEFNRIYGWSTERALIFTDVSTGKSPMVAIRVTPFKPRCVVLQGIKPEEVHPLIPSLAERDRITVLCTEMDVETIISSLRGTLW, encoded by the coding sequence ATGAAATCCGGGGTGCGGCATCAGCTTGCCGAGAAAATGGCAGGAGAGATCACACTCTCGGACTCACCGGGACAGGCCCTGAAGAAGTGGCGGCAGAGTTTCAACATCCCCCAGGGATTGCTTGCCGAACGACTCGAGGTCTCTCCCTCAGTTATCAGTGATTACGAAAGCGGACGGCGAAAGAGTCCGGGAACCGCCATCGTCGGCAAGATCGTCGATACGATCCTCTCGATCGACGAGGACAACGGTGGCCGGTTTATCAACAAATTTGCTAAAATCCTGTACAGTGAATTTGACGAAGACGTCATTTACGACATCCACGAGTATGCATCACCCGTTGACCTCTCCGAGTTTGCAGGGATCATCGACGCCGCCACACTCTGCGGCCCGATGGACCAGACCATCTACGGCTACACGCTGATCAACAGCCTCAATGCGATCCTCCAACTCTCATCGAGCGAATTCAACCGCATATACGGCTGGAGCACGGAGCGTGCCCTCATCTTCACCGATGTCTCAACCGGGAAGTCTCCCATGGTGGCGATCCGGGTCACTCCCTTCAAGCCCCGCTGCGTGGTGCTGCAGGGAATCAAACCGGAAGAGGTGCATCCGCTGATCCCGAGCCTCGCGGAGCGCGACCGGATCACGGTGCTCTGCACGGAGATGGATGTCGAGACGATCATCAGTTCTCTACGAGGAACCTTATGGTAG
- a CDS encoding DUF120 domain-containing protein — translation MVEAEDLQSLKTIALLGGCRGPIWLSSQSLGDELGISPQTASRRLIALERQQFIIRSMKPDGQYVAVTRAGEQELKREYADYVRIFNPKRKQYVLTGTVISGLGEGRYYMSIPHYKEQFGGRLGFEPFPGTLNIKLDPASIQVRKQLEHIGWIDVPGFTADERTFGGARVLPCRIRGEECAIVVPSRTHYPEDIIEVIAGCELRKALNLNDNDMIEVEITYD, via the coding sequence ATGGTTGAAGCGGAAGATCTGCAGTCCTTAAAGACGATCGCCCTGCTCGGCGGGTGCAGAGGCCCGATCTGGCTCTCATCGCAGTCTCTCGGGGATGAACTTGGCATCAGCCCCCAGACCGCCTCACGGCGCCTGATCGCGCTTGAGCGGCAGCAGTTCATCATCCGGTCGATGAAGCCCGACGGCCAGTACGTCGCAGTCACGAGGGCGGGCGAGCAGGAGTTGAAGCGGGAGTATGCGGATTATGTCAGGATATTCAACCCGAAACGCAAGCAGTACGTCCTGACCGGGACCGTGATCAGCGGGCTCGGAGAAGGGCGCTACTACATGAGCATCCCTCACTACAAAGAGCAGTTCGGCGGACGTCTCGGGTTTGAGCCATTCCCCGGGACCCTGAACATCAAGCTCGATCCGGCGAGCATCCAGGTCCGGAAACAACTTGAGCACATCGGGTGGATCGACGTTCCCGGGTTTACTGCCGATGAGCGGACATTTGGCGGTGCCCGAGTGCTCCCCTGCCGGATCCGGGGCGAGGAGTGCGCGATCGTAGTGCCCTCCCGCACCCACTACCCGGAGGATATCATCGAAGTCATCGCCGGATGCGAACTCCGGAAAGCCCTGAATCTGAACGATAACGATATGATCGAGGTGGAGATTACCTATGATTGA
- the ribB gene encoding 3,4-dihydroxy-2-butanone-4-phosphate synthase: MIDAAIEALAKGEFVLLYDFDNRERETDFAIRSDAVTPAHIRQMRKDGGGLICTAVHPDAAKKLGLPFAHDVLRGCNLVEKDGEIPYDKKNHSSFSLWVNHRDTYTGVTDRDRALTITAVAEEVKRSLNGGGHDFAAHFRTPGHVALLRAADRLLDERRGQTELSIALAAMAGITPAVTICEMLDDETGLALSKEDAASYAKKHGLVFVEGQEVLDRWQAQKPGV; the protein is encoded by the coding sequence ATGATTGACGCAGCCATAGAGGCCCTGGCAAAGGGCGAGTTTGTCCTGTTGTACGACTTTGATAACCGGGAACGCGAGACTGATTTCGCGATCCGCTCAGACGCTGTCACGCCCGCCCACATCCGGCAGATGCGCAAGGACGGAGGCGGGCTGATCTGCACTGCGGTGCACCCCGACGCCGCAAAGAAACTCGGCCTCCCGTTTGCGCACGACGTCCTGCGCGGCTGCAACCTCGTCGAGAAGGACGGCGAGATCCCGTATGATAAGAAGAACCACTCGTCGTTCTCGCTCTGGGTGAACCACCGGGACACCTACACCGGGGTCACGGACCGTGACCGCGCTCTGACGATCACCGCCGTCGCGGAAGAGGTGAAGCGGTCGCTCAACGGCGGCGGGCACGACTTTGCCGCACACTTCCGGACGCCGGGGCACGTTGCGCTCCTCCGGGCGGCCGACCGGCTGCTCGATGAGCGGCGTGGGCAGACCGAGCTCTCGATCGCGCTCGCCGCCATGGCCGGGATCACCCCGGCGGTCACGATCTGCGAGATGCTGGATGACGAGACCGGGCTCGCCCTCTCGAAGGAGGATGCGGCGAGTTACGCAAAGAAGCATGGGCTCGTCTTCGTCGAAGGGCAAGAAGTGCTCGACCGGTGGCAGGCCCAGAAACCGGGAGTATAA